DNA sequence from the Nitrospirota bacterium genome:
CGTCTTCTGCGTTGCGGCGGGGTTCGCGATCCTCGCCCTCACGCTCGTCATCCAACTGCTCAAGAGCCTCGCAGCAGGGGAAGAGCGCCGATGAGCGGGCCGGTCGTCGGCGTCTACGGCATCCTCATCATGTTCGCGATGCTCTTCCTGCTCAGGATACCCGCGGCCTTCACCATGGCGCTCGTCGGCTTCCTGGGGATTACGTATGTGACATCGCTCAATGCCGCGCTCGGCATGATCGGCGCCGATCTCTGGAATATCTTTTCGAGCTACGGGCTCACCGTCATTCCGCTCTTCATTCTTCTCGGGGAGTTCGTGCACTACGCAGGCTACAACAACAGCCTCTACCACGCGACCTACAAGTGGTTCGGCCACTTCAGGGGCGGGCTCGCCATGACCACGATCATGGCGTCGGCCGCCTTCTCCGCCATAAGCGGATCGAACACCGCCACCGCGGCCACGATGAGCGCCGTTGCGATCCCGGCGATGAAGAAGTACAATTATCACCCGACGCTCAACGCCGGCGCCGTGGCTGCCGGCGCGACCCTCGGCGTGCTCATCCCCCCCAGCATCGTCCTCGTCGTCTACGGCCTGTATACGGGCCAGTCCATAGGAAAGCTCTTCTTCGGAAACGTCATTCCGAGCATTATTCTCACGATACTGATCGCAGCGACGGTGGTCTTCATCTGCTACCGCCACCCCGATTGGGGACCGAAGGGGCCGAAGAGCTCCTGGGCAGAACGGCTGAAGGCGCTTCCCGAGGCGCTCGACATCCTGGTGCTCTTCGCCGTCATCATGGTCGCCCTCTTTACCGGCGTGGTCACCGCCACCGAAGCTGCCGCGGCGAGCTGCACCCTTGCCCTCGTCATCTGCGTGGTGCGGCGGAAGCTCTCGTGGAAGGGCTTCACGGCATCGATCACCGATACGCTCCGCATCTCCTGCATGGTTTTCATGATCCTCGCGGGCGCCGTCGTCTTCGGCCGCTTTCTCACCCTGACGCGGCTGCCCTTCGAGGCAGCGGCATGGATCGGGACCCTCGCCATGCCGAAGTGGATCGTGCTCTGGATAATTCTCTTCTTCTATATCATCGGGGGC
Encoded proteins:
- a CDS encoding TRAP transporter large permease yields the protein MSGPVVGVYGILIMFAMLFLLRIPAAFTMALVGFLGITYVTSLNAALGMIGADLWNIFSSYGLTVIPLFILLGEFVHYAGYNNSLYHATYKWFGHFRGGLAMTTIMASAAFSAISGSNTATAATMSAVAIPAMKKYNYHPTLNAGAVAAGATLGVLIPPSIVLVVYGLYTGQSIGKLFFGNVIPSIILTILIAATVVFICYRHPDWGPKGPKSSWAERLKALPEALDILVLFAVIMVALFTGVVTATEAAAASCTLALVICVVRRKLSWKGFTASITDTLRISCMVFMILAGAVVFGRFLTLTRLPFEAAAWIGTLAMPKWIVLWIILFFYIIGGCVMDALAFLLVSLPIFYPLVIQMGYDPIWFGQVITIVTTMGSIMPPIGICSYVVAGMADIPLATVFKGGFYYIPSYLASISILMFSPYWTVLVLSNLVN